The Synechococcus sp. MW101C3 genome has a segment encoding these proteins:
- a CDS encoding glycosyltransferase produces MAKRLLLLVPSLRAPSETFIRANATGLPFDTVVVCADEIPWSGPPLRTAYGLSIVVSKALHRLAPALPRCLAQAVRRFGTWLPSRLVSRICRTEQPVVVLAEFGFHAVQIMELVPATGLPLIVHFRGADASAHRYLFHLKERYERLLELSSAAVVKSEIMRKTVLGLAHRRTSPLPVLVSPSGANPAVFHGADPAAAPPLFLSVGRFVAKKGPLLTLAAFALAARDLPELQLVMVGEGPLLAQAHQRAIQLGIAERVSFAGLRTPAEVAELMRHSRGFLQHSLTAPDGDQEGSPVAVMEAQLSGLPVVATWHAGIPDVVIDGETGILVPEGDWKAMGKAISRLAADPAFAERLGNRGRHRCLTRFTTGHHHDQLATLLSQCAERSGQKE; encoded by the coding sequence ATGGCTAAGCGGTTGCTGCTCCTGGTGCCAAGCCTCAGGGCACCCTCGGAAACCTTCATCAGGGCCAATGCCACCGGGCTGCCCTTCGACACGGTCGTGGTCTGCGCTGACGAGATTCCCTGGTCAGGCCCGCCGCTGCGGACGGCCTACGGCCTTTCGATTGTGGTCAGCAAGGCGCTCCATCGGCTGGCACCGGCTCTTCCCAGATGTCTGGCGCAAGCGGTGAGGCGGTTCGGCACCTGGCTGCCCTCCCGGCTGGTGAGCAGGATCTGCCGAACAGAGCAACCCGTTGTGGTGCTGGCGGAGTTCGGCTTCCATGCGGTGCAGATCATGGAACTGGTTCCGGCCACCGGCCTTCCCCTGATCGTGCATTTCCGGGGGGCCGATGCATCCGCCCACCGCTACCTGTTCCACCTGAAGGAGCGCTACGAGCGGTTGCTGGAGCTCTCGAGCGCAGCTGTGGTGAAGTCGGAGATCATGCGCAAGACGGTGTTGGGTCTGGCCCACAGACGAACAAGCCCCCTGCCCGTGCTGGTGAGTCCGTCCGGGGCGAATCCAGCCGTGTTCCACGGAGCCGATCCTGCCGCGGCCCCCCCCCTGTTCCTCAGTGTCGGTCGGTTCGTGGCCAAGAAAGGTCCGCTGCTCACCCTGGCCGCCTTCGCCCTGGCTGCCAGGGACTTGCCAGAGCTCCAGCTGGTGATGGTCGGGGAGGGGCCCCTGCTCGCTCAGGCACACCAGCGGGCCATCCAGCTGGGCATCGCCGAACGGGTGAGTTTTGCCGGCCTGCGGACGCCTGCCGAGGTGGCGGAGTTGATGCGCCACAGCAGAGGCTTCCTCCAACACTCGCTCACCGCCCCCGATGGCGACCAGGAAGGCTCACCCGTAGCGGTGATGGAGGCCCAGCTGAGCGGTTTGCCCGTCGTGGCCACATGGCATGCGGGGATCCCGGACGTGGTGATTGACGGCGAGACAGGGATCCTGGTGCCCGAGGGGGACTGGAAGGCGATGGGGAAAGCGATCAGCCGCCTGGCTGCTGACCCCGCCTTTGCCGAAAGGCTCGGCAATCGAGGCCGCCATCGATGCCTGACCAGGTTCACGACGGGCCATCACCACGACCAGTTGGCCACCCTTCTGAGCCAGTGCGCAGAGAGGTCGGGCCAAAAGGAATAG
- a CDS encoding glycosyltransferase, with protein MADITLLATADWDQLLWTNKQHVASELADLGHRVLYVESLGLRAPRRQAQDFGRILRRLVKGLMPPRQQKSNLWVWSPLVLPGVRGQLATRINRLILLGGLALARRWLGMRAELLWTYNPKTLAYGMPGPYATLVYHCVDDIQAQPDMDDLDLSAWEERLCRAADLVFVTSPALQESRRKYNPNTYYFSNVADYNHFAQALEPDLEIPRDIAIIPQPRIGFVGAISAYKLDLDLLAKLVEASPSWSYVMIGPVGEGDPSTQLSGLLDCSNVYWLGVKSYHDLPAYMKGLDVGLLPLRFNRYTRSMFPMKFFEYLAAGLPVVASAIDALESYRPFAALCEPTVDSFLAALNNTLKGLGCPLEARIECAAQHTYHRRTQAMLRCLRNIASVE; from the coding sequence ATGGCTGACATCACCCTTCTGGCCACTGCAGATTGGGATCAACTACTTTGGACCAATAAGCAACACGTCGCTTCCGAGTTGGCTGATCTTGGTCATCGAGTTCTTTATGTCGAGTCACTGGGTTTACGTGCACCGCGTCGTCAGGCTCAAGATTTTGGCAGAATTTTACGTCGTTTAGTCAAGGGCTTGATGCCGCCACGGCAGCAGAAGTCCAACCTCTGGGTTTGGTCACCATTGGTTTTGCCTGGGGTTCGTGGTCAACTTGCCACTCGGATCAACCGATTGATCTTGCTTGGCGGTCTAGCTCTGGCTCGGCGCTGGCTGGGGATGCGAGCGGAATTGTTATGGACTTACAATCCAAAGACCCTTGCTTATGGGATGCCCGGTCCGTATGCAACTCTGGTTTACCATTGCGTAGATGACATCCAGGCTCAACCGGACATGGATGATCTGGATCTCTCCGCGTGGGAGGAGCGTCTTTGTCGGGCTGCTGATCTTGTCTTTGTAACCTCTCCTGCCCTTCAGGAGAGTCGTCGTAAGTATAATCCTAATACGTACTACTTCTCAAACGTTGCTGACTACAATCACTTCGCGCAGGCACTTGAGCCTGATCTTGAGATTCCTCGCGATATTGCCATCATCCCCCAACCAAGAATCGGCTTTGTGGGGGCCATAAGTGCGTACAAGCTTGACCTTGACTTGCTTGCCAAGCTTGTAGAGGCGTCGCCAAGCTGGTCCTATGTGATGATCGGTCCCGTTGGTGAGGGTGACCCCAGTACCCAGCTTTCCGGCTTGCTGGATTGTTCTAATGTTTATTGGCTTGGCGTCAAGTCCTATCATGATTTACCTGCCTATATGAAGGGTCTTGATGTGGGCCTTCTGCCTCTTCGATTCAACAGATACACCCGCTCCATGTTTCCCATGAAGTTCTTTGAGTATCTGGCCGCCGGGCTGCCGGTTGTGGCTTCGGCCATTGATGCTTTGGAGAGTTATCGCCCGTTTGCTGCTCTTTGCGAGCCAACAGTGGATTCATTCCTCGCCGCTCTGAATAACACTCTCAAGGGCCTGGGATGCCCGCTTGAGGCGCGTATCGAATGTGCCGCTCAGCATACCTATCATCGCCGTACCCAAGCCATGCTTCGTTGTCTTCGTAACATTGCCTCGGTGGAATGA
- a CDS encoding glycosyltransferase family 2 protein — translation MSQAETSRILNARQEDRSPERDRNDGITMESPSVSVIIPCFNEAGAIRRTVEEILAAIDTSGLKAVEVMVVDDGSNDGSAEILSELENLYGSRRMRVIGHSRNRGYGAALKTGIRRSHSELICITDADGTYPNELIPELVDEAADHDMLVGARIAEDVEYSKLRTIPKLFLVPWVSFLSGQDVPDINSGFRFFRRDVALRFLELLPNGFSFTTTITICMLRNNFDVAYIPISYRRRIGNSHIQPIKDTINFVHLISRTGMYFAPLRLLLPLVVALSICFILSLFYDAFVLRNLTDKTILIGFAALNILMFAMLADMIDKRNI, via the coding sequence TTGAGCCAAGCGGAAACGAGCCGAATCCTTAATGCACGCCAGGAAGATCGGTCGCCAGAGCGGGATCGGAATGATGGCATCACCATGGAGTCACCCTCGGTATCGGTGATCATTCCCTGTTTCAACGAAGCAGGTGCGATTCGCCGCACGGTGGAGGAAATCCTGGCTGCCATTGACACCAGCGGACTCAAGGCCGTGGAGGTGATGGTGGTCGACGACGGCTCCAACGACGGCAGCGCTGAGATTCTTAGTGAGCTGGAGAATCTGTATGGCAGCCGGCGAATGCGAGTGATTGGCCATAGTCGAAACCGTGGCTACGGGGCTGCTCTGAAAACCGGCATCCGCCGGTCCCATTCCGAACTGATCTGCATCACCGATGCCGATGGCACTTACCCGAATGAGCTGATTCCTGAATTGGTCGATGAAGCCGCGGACCACGACATGCTCGTGGGTGCACGCATTGCCGAAGATGTCGAGTATTCGAAGCTGCGCACGATTCCTAAACTCTTCCTGGTTCCTTGGGTTTCCTTTCTTTCTGGCCAGGATGTGCCAGATATAAATTCTGGCTTTCGCTTTTTCCGCAGGGATGTTGCTTTGCGCTTCCTGGAATTATTGCCGAACGGATTCAGCTTTACAACCACCATAACGATCTGCATGCTGCGAAACAACTTCGATGTTGCCTACATTCCGATCAGCTATCGGCGTCGAATCGGCAATAGCCATATTCAGCCAATCAAGGACACCATTAATTTCGTTCATCTGATTAGCCGCACTGGCATGTACTTTGCTCCACTTCGGCTTCTCTTGCCGCTCGTGGTGGCGCTGAGCATCTGCTTCATTCTCAGCCTGTTCTATGATGCCTTTGTGTTGCGTAATCTCACAGATAAGACGATCCTCATTGGCTTTGCAGCTCTCAACATCCTGATGTTTGCCATGTTGGCCGACATGATCGACAAACGCAACATCTAA
- a CDS encoding UvrD-helicase domain-containing protein, translating into MSFLAGLNDAQRRAVDHHNGPLLVVAGAGSGKTRALTHRIAHLIGHHGVDPHQLLAVTFTNKAAREMKERLELLLAQRLATSQFGQPLSTLSPVQQRQLRTRIYREITKELWIGTFHALFARLLRFDIDKYRDPEGLTWTRQFSIYDEGDAQTLVKEIVTQELGLDPKRFEPKKVRWAISNAKNQGWLPEQLEQEQQGQRGKMVADVYRRYRRALAANNALDFDDLLLLPVQLLQTNEQVRHYWHGRFRHVLVDEYQDTNRTQYDLIKLLVTGGRDPEQFDDWGQRSVFVVGDADQSIYSFRAADFTILMGFQDDFGDKASDEATRTMVKLEENYRSTATILEAANALIAHNSERIDKVLRPTRGEGEPIVVTRCDDEIAEAEAVVHRLRMLEAAHPELRWGDMAVLYRTNAQSRAMEESLVRWGLPYIVVGGLRFYDRREIKDVLAYLRLLVNPADSVSLLRVMNVPRRGIGKTTVQRLSDAASQLGLPLWEVVNDPEAVRSLAGRSAKGLLQFAELIGDLSRRVQDAPPSELVQRVMEQSGYVAELISEGTDEAEERRRNLQELVNAALQYQEENEEGSLEGFLASAALASDADSKDTESDRVTLMTLHASKGLEFPVVCLVGLEQGLFPSYRSLEDPAALEEERRLCYVGITRAKERLFLSHASERRLWGGMREPAVPSVFLSELPPELVQGDVPRSGGAALRREQRLDRLTRVDRDDNPRSAQRAGGGAADGGGSVEPVNAVRHRAPARLWAVGDTLHHASFGDGIITHLFGSGEKISIAVKFEGMSAKILDPRLAPIKPR; encoded by the coding sequence GTGAGCTTCCTAGCCGGCCTCAACGACGCCCAGCGCCGGGCGGTGGACCACCACAACGGCCCGCTGCTGGTGGTGGCCGGTGCCGGCAGCGGCAAGACGCGCGCGCTCACGCACCGCATTGCCCACCTGATCGGCCATCACGGCGTCGATCCGCACCAGCTCCTGGCCGTCACCTTCACCAACAAGGCGGCGCGGGAGATGAAGGAGCGGCTGGAGCTGCTGCTGGCCCAGCGGCTCGCCACCAGCCAGTTCGGCCAGCCGCTGAGCACCCTCTCGCCGGTGCAGCAGCGTCAGCTGCGCACCCGCATCTACCGGGAGATCACCAAGGAGCTGTGGATCGGCACCTTCCACGCCCTGTTCGCGCGGCTGCTGCGCTTCGACATCGACAAGTACCGGGATCCCGAAGGGCTCACCTGGACCCGCCAGTTCTCCATCTACGACGAGGGCGACGCCCAGACCCTGGTGAAGGAGATCGTCACCCAGGAGCTGGGGCTTGATCCCAAGCGCTTCGAGCCCAAGAAGGTGCGCTGGGCGATCAGCAACGCCAAGAACCAGGGCTGGCTGCCCGAGCAGCTGGAGCAGGAGCAGCAGGGGCAGCGGGGAAAGATGGTGGCGGATGTGTACCGCCGCTACCGCCGCGCCCTGGCGGCCAACAACGCCCTCGACTTCGACGACCTGCTGCTGCTGCCGGTGCAGCTGCTGCAGACCAACGAGCAGGTGCGGCACTACTGGCACGGCCGTTTCCGCCACGTGCTGGTGGATGAATACCAGGACACCAACCGCACCCAGTACGACCTGATCAAGCTGCTGGTCACGGGCGGCCGCGACCCCGAGCAGTTCGACGACTGGGGCCAGCGCTCGGTGTTCGTGGTGGGGGATGCGGATCAGAGCATCTACAGCTTCCGCGCCGCCGATTTCACGATCCTGATGGGCTTCCAGGACGACTTCGGCGACAAGGCCAGCGACGAGGCCACCCGCACGATGGTGAAGCTGGAGGAGAACTACCGCTCCACCGCCACGATCCTGGAGGCGGCCAACGCCCTGATCGCCCACAACAGCGAGCGCATCGACAAGGTGCTGCGCCCCACCCGCGGCGAGGGGGAGCCGATCGTGGTCACCCGCTGCGACGACGAGATCGCCGAGGCCGAGGCGGTGGTGCACCGCCTGCGCATGCTCGAGGCGGCCCACCCGGAGCTGCGCTGGGGCGACATGGCCGTGCTGTATCGCACCAACGCCCAGAGCCGGGCGATGGAGGAATCCCTGGTGCGCTGGGGCCTCCCCTACATCGTGGTGGGGGGTCTGCGCTTCTACGACCGGCGCGAGATCAAGGATGTGCTCGCCTACCTGCGGCTGCTGGTCAACCCGGCGGACAGCGTCAGCCTGCTGCGGGTGATGAATGTGCCGCGCCGCGGCATCGGCAAGACCACCGTGCAGCGGCTCAGCGATGCCGCCAGCCAGCTCGGTCTGCCGCTGTGGGAGGTGGTGAACGACCCCGAGGCGGTGCGCTCGCTGGCGGGCCGCTCGGCGAAGGGGCTGCTGCAGTTCGCCGAGCTGATCGGCGACCTGAGCCGCCGCGTGCAGGACGCGCCCCCCTCGGAGCTGGTGCAGCGGGTGATGGAGCAGAGCGGCTATGTGGCCGAACTGATCAGCGAGGGCACCGATGAGGCGGAGGAGCGGCGGCGCAACCTGCAGGAACTGGTGAACGCGGCCCTGCAATACCAGGAGGAGAACGAGGAGGGTTCGCTGGAGGGTTTCCTGGCCTCCGCCGCCCTGGCCAGCGACGCCGACAGCAAGGACACCGAGTCCGATCGCGTCACTCTGATGACCCTGCACGCCAGCAAGGGGCTGGAGTTTCCGGTGGTGTGCCTGGTGGGGCTGGAGCAGGGGCTGTTCCCCAGCTACCGCTCCCTGGAGGATCCCGCTGCCCTGGAGGAGGAGCGGCGCCTCTGTTATGTGGGCATCACCCGTGCCAAGGAGCGGCTGTTCCTGTCCCACGCCAGCGAGCGGCGGCTGTGGGGTGGCATGCGCGAGCCGGCGGTGCCGTCGGTGTTTCTCTCGGAGCTGCCGCCGGAGCTGGTGCAGGGCGATGTGCCCCGCAGCGGCGGTGCGGCGCTGCGCCGTGAGCAGCGGCTCGACCGGCTCACCCGTGTCGACCGGGACGACAACCCGCGCAGCGCACAACGGGCCGGGGGCGGCGCTGCTGACGGCGGTGGTTCTGTTGAGCCGGTCAATGCCGTGCGCCACCGCGCCCCGGCGCGGCTCTGGGCGGTAGGTGACACCCTGCACCATGCCAGCTTCGGCGACGGGATCATCACCCACCTGTTCGGCAGCGGTGAGAAGATCTCGATCGCGGTGAAGTTCGAGGGAATGAGCGCCAAGATCCTCGATCCCCGGCTGGCGCCGATCAAGCCGCGGTGA
- a CDS encoding O-antigen ligase has protein sequence MIERNQVWNLLVCLPNLLLSRLWAIQAYDGILPIVITLHSFTEGRKPALGLLVIWMAIRLTNQMVAKFRTHSLQPPLEAILLALLLVNTRLIVLREDIDGPTTFLLIAIGFMIGAGQSLREWRFSFGWLALTPLLLMAYFLQHHSAASFWSTSYVRDVYEATMDGHGGINRFATILMLLTLSSASYSLLSRSLLERLIGTTAAVVGYALCVSTDSRLAQIAPPVALLVGWVAARWRRGSTKFLSVVFATAAMAVMVIGSWWFFLAPDANINQSSDMGRLRAGACWLSLMFTGANRFLYGVGYGPQANDMCSHLREGGGFGHAHNTIAQVGGQLGVLGIMAFLIVVILVSMGLRRQFQSIASRCDTTPSHLAFFQVAVSLNVLLLLNTLATTIYRTNQVTQCLIGFLAATSLCLFSAPADVTLTSEPSVDSSLTADPIP, from the coding sequence ATGATCGAACGCAATCAAGTTTGGAATTTGCTTGTTTGCCTGCCCAATCTGCTCCTATCGCGTCTTTGGGCCATTCAGGCCTATGACGGCATTCTTCCCATTGTGATCACACTTCATTCCTTCACTGAAGGACGCAAGCCCGCGCTGGGTTTGCTGGTGATCTGGATGGCTATCCGCTTGACCAATCAGATGGTTGCCAAGTTTAGGACACACTCCTTGCAGCCTCCGCTGGAAGCCATTCTGTTGGCTCTTCTGCTCGTGAACACTCGCTTGATTGTTCTCCGTGAGGATATTGATGGGCCTACGACCTTCCTGTTGATTGCCATCGGCTTCATGATCGGTGCCGGCCAAAGCTTGCGCGAATGGAGGTTTTCATTCGGATGGTTGGCGCTCACCCCCTTGCTGCTGATGGCCTACTTTTTGCAGCATCATTCTGCCGCAAGCTTTTGGAGCACATCATACGTTAGAGATGTGTACGAGGCGACCATGGATGGCCATGGAGGCATCAATCGTTTTGCCACGATCCTTATGCTTCTTACGCTCAGTTCGGCCAGTTACTCATTGCTCTCTCGATCGTTACTCGAGCGTCTGATCGGCACCACGGCAGCAGTTGTTGGTTATGCTCTCTGCGTGAGCACGGATTCCCGCCTTGCCCAGATAGCTCCGCCAGTGGCTCTTTTGGTTGGTTGGGTAGCTGCACGCTGGAGGAGGGGCTCCACAAAGTTTCTTTCCGTTGTGTTTGCCACCGCTGCCATGGCTGTCATGGTCATTGGGTCGTGGTGGTTTTTCTTGGCCCCTGATGCGAACATCAATCAGTCTTCGGATATGGGTAGGCTGAGAGCGGGGGCATGTTGGCTGTCGTTGATGTTTACTGGGGCGAATCGGTTTCTTTATGGTGTGGGCTACGGCCCACAGGCAAACGATATGTGCAGCCACCTGAGGGAAGGAGGTGGATTCGGCCATGCTCACAACACGATCGCTCAGGTCGGTGGCCAGCTTGGTGTGCTTGGCATAATGGCATTTCTGATTGTGGTGATTCTCGTCTCCATGGGTCTAAGGCGACAGTTCCAGAGCATTGCGTCCCGATGTGACACAACGCCCTCACACCTTGCGTTTTTTCAAGTAGCTGTTTCCCTCAACGTGTTGCTCCTGCTCAACACCCTCGCCACTACCATCTATCGCACCAATCAAGTCACCCAGTGTTTGATCGGTTTCCTGGCGGCCACGTCGCTGTGCCTGTTCAGTGCTCCCGCGGACGTCACCCTTACCTCTGAGCCGTCAGTAGACAGTTCACTGACAGCCGACCCAATCCCGTGA
- a CDS encoding glycosyltransferase — MADDLWIVLPHLGPGGAQKVAMLAAAHFAGQGYQITVVSLLPDPTPVHAVPAGVRLLDLGAAVAAARRGDWWNRSLFARGRRFLKLWLPRLASWFLLITLWPWLRRLRPPQGAGLLRWLVRGVGGPQASLLRERVLAERPPRLLALLTKTNMLACQACWDLPLHLAVSERNDPRRQTLGFPWQRLRRLLYRRADALTANTLGVLATLETDLGLTQARLLPNPLPPGISLAGAGRPDLQPSKVCLAVARLVPQKGLDLLLEAMARVSPASGEWRLVVVGDGPERGALEEQARSLGIAAKVRFEGFQSTVLPYLHQARIFVLPSRFEGMPNALLEAMATGLPVIVTDSSPGPLELVEHDRTGLVVPAENPGCLAEAIEALLSDERRCARLGSAGRQRLASQEWTEIEPLWRWALNLPVAAPEPDG; from the coding sequence ATGGCTGACGACCTCTGGATCGTGCTGCCTCATCTGGGTCCTGGGGGTGCCCAGAAGGTCGCCATGCTGGCCGCTGCCCATTTCGCCGGGCAGGGCTACCAGATCACGGTTGTCTCCCTGCTGCCGGATCCGACCCCGGTGCACGCGGTGCCGGCGGGGGTACGGCTGCTCGACCTTGGCGCCGCCGTCGCGGCGGCCCGCCGCGGCGATTGGTGGAACCGCTCCCTGTTCGCCCGCGGTCGCCGATTCCTCAAGCTGTGGCTGCCGCGCCTGGCGTCCTGGTTCCTGCTCATCACCCTCTGGCCCTGGCTTCGGCGGTTGCGCCCTCCCCAGGGCGCCGGCCTGTTGCGTTGGCTGGTGCGCGGGGTGGGTGGGCCCCAGGCCTCCTTGCTGCGGGAACGGGTGCTGGCGGAGCGACCACCCCGGCTGCTGGCCCTGCTCACCAAGACCAACATGCTCGCCTGCCAGGCCTGCTGGGATCTGCCCCTCCACCTGGCCGTGTCGGAACGCAACGATCCCCGCCGGCAGACCCTTGGCTTCCCGTGGCAGCGGCTGCGGCGTCTGCTTTACCGACGCGCCGATGCGCTCACCGCCAACACGCTCGGGGTGCTGGCGACCCTGGAAACCGATCTGGGCCTCACCCAGGCTCGCCTGTTGCCCAACCCCCTGCCGCCCGGGATATCCCTGGCCGGTGCAGGACGGCCGGACCTCCAACCGTCGAAGGTTTGTCTCGCCGTGGCTCGGCTGGTGCCCCAGAAAGGACTCGATCTGTTGCTGGAAGCCATGGCCCGAGTGTCACCAGCCTCGGGGGAGTGGCGCTTGGTGGTCGTGGGGGATGGTCCGGAGCGTGGGGCCCTGGAGGAGCAGGCCCGGTCCCTGGGGATCGCAGCCAAGGTTCGCTTCGAGGGCTTCCAGAGCACCGTTCTTCCCTATCTCCACCAGGCCAGGATCTTCGTGTTGCCCTCCCGGTTCGAAGGGATGCCCAATGCCTTGCTGGAGGCGATGGCCACCGGTCTGCCGGTGATCGTGACGGATTCCTCCCCGGGGCCGCTTGAGCTGGTGGAGCACGACCGCACCGGTCTCGTGGTGCCGGCCGAGAACCCCGGGTGCCTGGCCGAAGCGATCGAAGCCCTGCTGTCCGATGAGCGGCGTTGTGCACGGCTCGGGTCAGCAGGCCGTCAGCGGCTGGCATCGCAGGAGTGGACGGAAATCGAGCCCCTGTGGCGGTGGGCTCTGAACCTGCCCGTCGCAGCGCCTGAGCCCGATGGCTAA
- a CDS encoding glycosyltransferase produces the protein MAFYIDSLKTGGAERVTLRMAQWCREAGYLPVVLTRRQARHDFYPLPEGVLREVEAPDPAWVAALGWLGFPWRVLTLRHWLRRNRIEIAIGMTTLPAIKLILAVWGLPLKCWISERNYPPAKPPSLPWRLLRWLTYRRADLHLVQTHQTGDWLRRHLGATPQLLLPNSVSWPLPSFAPHVDPVTVLGPCLRHDDSGTAGPPPALLLAVGTKAFQKGFDRLVRAFALIADDCPGLHLVIAGLTIKPYRGRDQVADLQSSLPPSSAAMGRVHFPGVVGNIGDWYSACEMFILPSRFEGFPNVLLEAMASGCACVACDCPTGPADLIRDGENGLLLPEAASDLELANAITTLHRDARLRRRLGQAAQHVREQFSDAQLAQRFIEALNG, from the coding sequence GTGGCGTTCTACATCGACTCTCTCAAGACTGGTGGTGCTGAACGCGTGACGCTGCGGATGGCGCAATGGTGTCGCGAGGCTGGCTATCTTCCTGTTGTCCTCACGCGGCGGCAGGCCCGCCACGACTTCTACCCACTCCCTGAGGGTGTTTTACGTGAGGTTGAAGCCCCTGATCCAGCCTGGGTGGCTGCCTTGGGCTGGCTGGGATTCCCATGGAGGGTGCTGACGTTACGGCATTGGCTACGCCGCAACCGAATCGAGATCGCGATTGGGATGACTACCCTTCCAGCGATCAAACTGATCCTGGCGGTATGGGGTCTGCCGCTGAAGTGCTGGATCTCTGAGCGCAACTATCCACCCGCCAAGCCCCCGTCTCTGCCATGGCGCCTGCTGCGATGGCTCACCTACCGCAGGGCTGACCTTCATCTCGTGCAGACCCATCAGACCGGTGATTGGCTCAGGCGGCATCTGGGCGCCACGCCACAGCTGTTGCTGCCGAATTCGGTGAGCTGGCCGTTGCCTTCATTTGCGCCTCATGTGGATCCAGTTACTGTTCTTGGTCCTTGTCTCCGACATGACGATTCAGGCACTGCTGGGCCTCCACCCGCCCTTCTTCTTGCAGTTGGAACCAAAGCGTTTCAGAAAGGCTTCGATCGCTTGGTGAGGGCGTTTGCGTTGATCGCTGACGACTGCCCAGGGCTCCACCTTGTGATAGCTGGACTCACCATCAAGCCCTACCGCGGTAGGGATCAGGTGGCCGACCTACAGTCCTCGCTGCCCCCCTCCTCGGCAGCCATGGGGCGCGTCCACTTTCCAGGGGTGGTGGGAAACATTGGCGACTGGTATTCGGCTTGCGAGATGTTCATCCTGCCCTCCCGTTTCGAAGGCTTCCCCAATGTTCTTCTGGAGGCCATGGCCTCGGGCTGCGCCTGCGTGGCCTGCGACTGTCCGACCGGCCCAGCCGACCTGATCCGGGATGGGGAGAACGGACTGCTGTTGCCCGAAGCAGCCTCGGATCTGGAGTTGGCGAACGCCATCACCACCCTGCACCGGGATGCCCGCTTGCGGCGCCGCCTGGGCCAGGCAGCTCAGCACGTGCGTGAACAGTTCAGCGACGCACAGCTCGCACAACGCTTCATCGAGGCCCTCAATGGCTGA